The sequence TTTCAAGAATTGGATTTGAAATCATTTGAGTAGATCATATTTCTGTGAATATACAAGTGACCAAAACAACTAACCAATATATTAATTTTGCTAGGAAATATCGTCCTACTAATTTCTCTGAACTATACGGGCAAGAAGTTTTAACAAAAATTCTAAACTATACTATTCAAAAAGATCGTATATCTCAAGGGTATCTTCTTACGGGTATTAGAGGAGTTGGTAAAACTACTTCAGCACGTATTGTCGCTAAAACTATTAATTGTACCAATCAGGTAGTTGAAGGTGAGTATGTTAAGCCTTGTGAGAACTGTCAGAATTGTAATAGTTTTAATAAAAATAATCATCCTGATATAATTGAAATGGATGCTGCCAGTAAGACAAGCGTTGATGACATTCGTAAAATAATAGAAAGCAGCGATTACAAGCCGCTAATTGGTAGGTATAGCATCTTTATAATTGATGAAGTTCATATGTTGTCTAAGGGGGCATTTAATGCTTTACTTAAAATTCTTGAAGAACCACCAGCCCATGTTATATTCATATTTGCTACTACCGAACCACAGAAAATCCCATTAACCGTAATTTCTAGATGTCAGCGATATGACTTAAGAAGGCTAACATTTGATGATATTTTCCAGCTAATTCAGCAGATTGCCAAAAAAGAACAGTTAAATGTTGAAATAGAAGCTCTTAAAATAATTGCCTCTAGGTCTGATGGTTCGGCCAGAGATGCAGTTTCAGTATTAGATCAAGCAACAAGTTTGGCATCAGGAGACTTGCTCACTCCTGAAATTGTCTACCAAATACTTGGTTTAGTTGATACAGCTAATATCATCAAATTTTTTGAATATCTTATTCAAAAAGATGCTGCTAAATCGATTGATTTAGTAAACCAGCTCTATATGTCTTCAGCAAATTTAGAAATATTTGTAGCCCTAGTTGCTGATTTTAGTGCCTATCTTAATAAGGTAAAGATATTACCTGATTATCAGAATCCTATATATCTACCTTTTAATGATCAGGTTACAGCTATTTTAACAAAAGTTACCCTTCCTCAATTATCTATTATTTGGCAAATATATAGTAAAGGGATTATAGAGATGAAAACTTCTCATAATCAGTTGATAGAAGCTGAAATGCTGGCAATAAAATCCATCTACTCACAAATGTTGCCATCACTAGAAGAATTAGTGGATATACACAGTAATGGAGGACAACTAGAACAGCCAGTATTACAACAATCAACTCAAAATCATCAAATTACTGATTTCCTAGAGTTTTTACATTTGCATAACGAAATGGAAATTTACTACAGATTGTTAAACCAAGTAGAACTAAAATCTTTTACTCTTCAGACTATAGAAATCGCTGAAAACGACCTCAATAGCAAAATAAAAGAGCAAATAGGTAGTTTATTATTTGCCTGGTCAGGTAAGAGTTGGGATGTGATCATTACCAAACAATCACAAATAATTACTCTTAAAGAGCAATTGATGAATAAAGTAAAATCAAGTAAAGATTGGGAAATTCTAATAAAACACTTTCCAAATATCACGATTTCAGATATCCTGTTAAAGAATTAAAGAGAGAAAGTATGGTAAATTTTAATCAGTTTTTAAAACAAGCTCAGTCAATGCAGAAGAAAATGCAGGAGATGCAAGAGCAAATGGCAAGTACTGAATATTCTGGAAAAGCAGGTGGCGGGTTAGTAAATATTACCGTTAGTGGTCGTGGAGAAGTTCGTAAGGTATCTATTGATGGTTCTTTGCTTAAAGAGACAGAGAAAGAACTGTTGGAAGATTTAATTGTTGCTGCTTTTAGTGATGCTAAAAGCAAGGTTGATGAAGATTCACAAAACTCTATGCACAATGCTTTCGGTAACGTTGCTTTACCACCTGGACTAAAAATGCCATTTTGAATCATTTTGACTTTTTCACTACTGAAAAATTAAACCACAATAATAAGGTACTAATCTTACGTATGGCATTTAAAAGTTACAGCGAAAACAGCCTAGCGTCATTGCGAGAAGCTACTTTAGTGGCGAAGAAGCAATCTAATGACATTTTTATCATATCTTATCCCCTAATCCAATAGGTTTCACTATATCATTGACAGAAGCTAGACATCTCAATATATTTGATAATGAAACAATTATAATGAATAGTATAGTGCAAAAATTTCTAAAATATTCAGTAGCGTTATTCATTTTAATAATTGTTATATTGCTGATAACCCCTTTATTTATTTCTTTAGAATCATATAAAAAACTAGCCTCTGATAAAGTCAAAGAAATCACTGGTCGAGAGCTGCAAATTAATGGAGATATTACTATATCTTTGCTGCCCACTCCGACTATTACAATTAAAGATGTAACACTTGCTTCTCTAGCTAATGCCCATTACCCTTCTTTATTGGAAGTTAAGGAAGTAACGGCCTCTATTGCTATATTATCCTTACTTAAAGGAAAGATAGACATTTCAAAGATTGAAATTAACAAACCAGTAGTTAATTTAGAACGGATGCGTAATGGTTTAGCTTCTTGGGAACTTGCCAAAATATCAACCAATGTTAGCAAAACTTCAACGGGTGAAACGAATGATAGCAAGACACCGTTTTCTTTATATATCAACTTAATTAAAATTATTGATGCTAAGTTGAATTATGTTGATTTTGCTGATAAGGTTAAGGGTAATAATGCTGTCCCAACAACAATAGATATTGATAGATTAGAGATCAAAGAGCTGCACGGTCCATCTGATTTAGCTTGTCAGTTCTATTCTTCCGGTAAGAATTACGATATTAAAGGTAATATACAAGACAAGCAAGGTGTCGTAGCTTTAACAGTAGACTTAAATGCTCTACAAGAAAAGGTTAATTTCTCAGGTAACTTTGCTTATAACAATATGACTTTTGCTGGACAGTTAAAATTGGAAGGAGCTGCTAAGAATCTGCAAAATATTTTTCCTGATATACCTATCTTACATGATTTAGATCATAAACTAACTTTTAATATTAATAGTGATAAGAAATTATTAAAAATTAGTGACATTGATTTTACTGCAGGTAAGATATTAGCTAAGGGTAACGCTAACTTCCATTTTGCAGATAATAAGGTAGATTTAAGAGTTAAATTATTAGATAAGACATTTTCTCTAGCAACAAGCTTTGCCTATTTAGATCAAAATTTATCTCTAAATAACATTAATTTTACTGCAGATAAAGCTAATTTAACAGGCAATGTTGGGGTTAAGGATTGGGATAAAGAGCTAGTGGTTTCTTATAATGTAAAAATTAGTGAGATACCCACCATTGCTAGTTTATTTGGTAAGACTCTACCGACTAGTCTTGGAGATATATGGCTAAAGGGTGAGACTATTAAACAACAAAAATTTCTTAAAACTAACATAAATAAATTTACTCTTGAGTTTAAAAAGAAGCCTATAAATTTCAGTGGGGCAGTAACTATCAATTTAGCGTCTGCTAAACCAAAAATTTTATCAGATATAACAATAGCCTCCTTAAATTTAGATGATTTCACTGATGTGCCATCTAGTAGCATATCTACTAATTCTGTACAAAATGTGAATAA comes from Candidatus Tisiphia endosymbiont of Nemotelus nigrinus and encodes:
- the dnaX gene encoding DNA polymerase III subunit gamma/tau — protein: MQVTKTTNQYINFARKYRPTNFSELYGQEVLTKILNYTIQKDRISQGYLLTGIRGVGKTTSARIVAKTINCTNQVVEGEYVKPCENCQNCNSFNKNNHPDIIEMDAASKTSVDDIRKIIESSDYKPLIGRYSIFIIDEVHMLSKGAFNALLKILEEPPAHVIFIFATTEPQKIPLTVISRCQRYDLRRLTFDDIFQLIQQIAKKEQLNVEIEALKIIASRSDGSARDAVSVLDQATSLASGDLLTPEIVYQILGLVDTANIIKFFEYLIQKDAAKSIDLVNQLYMSSANLEIFVALVADFSAYLNKVKILPDYQNPIYLPFNDQVTAILTKVTLPQLSIIWQIYSKGIIEMKTSHNQLIEAEMLAIKSIYSQMLPSLEELVDIHSNGGQLEQPVLQQSTQNHQITDFLEFLHLHNEMEIYYRLLNQVELKSFTLQTIEIAENDLNSKIKEQIGSLLFAWSGKSWDVIITKQSQIITLKEQLMNKVKSSKDWEILIKHFPNITISDILLKN
- a CDS encoding YbaB/EbfC family nucleoid-associated protein — translated: MVNFNQFLKQAQSMQKKMQEMQEQMASTEYSGKAGGGLVNITVSGRGEVRKVSIDGSLLKETEKELLEDLIVAAFSDAKSKVDEDSQNSMHNAFGNVALPPGLKMPF
- a CDS encoding AsmA family protein codes for the protein MTEARHLNIFDNETIIMNSIVQKFLKYSVALFILIIVILLITPLFISLESYKKLASDKVKEITGRELQINGDITISLLPTPTITIKDVTLASLANAHYPSLLEVKEVTASIAILSLLKGKIDISKIEINKPVVNLERMRNGLASWELAKISTNVSKTSTGETNDSKTPFSLYINLIKIIDAKLNYVDFADKVKGNNAVPTTIDIDRLEIKELHGPSDLACQFYSSGKNYDIKGNIQDKQGVVALTVDLNALQEKVNFSGNFAYNNMTFAGQLKLEGAAKNLQNIFPDIPILHDLDHKLTFNINSDKKLLKISDIDFTAGKILAKGNANFHFADNKVDLRVKLLDKTFSLATSFAYLDQNLSLNNINFTADKANLTGNVGVKDWDKELVVSYNVKISEIPTIASLFGKTLPTSLGDIWLKGETIKQQKFLKTNINKFTLEFKKKPINFSGAVTINLASAKPKILSDITIASLNLDDFTDVPSSSISTNSVQNVNNSVPWSKDIMDLSFLNKLDGDLTLTIQKIIKGSLIFDNVKTTMLLAGGVLDIKSLNGNLFGGSLTATGQISSQINQPVSFKASLKDAKLKNIVSQSNKIKVTQGTVNLVTDIKTKGQSQSQYVGNLFGKATLTASDGIVSGFDLQKLLDSLRNIKNLATILKMLDVSLASGETKFQKLVVDSEITEGIVNITNGKLDVASSEITVTGNVNLPKYTLDIDSVINVNINSIPPLKVRLYGNLNNPQHKFNTNALKEYLTKNLVNSVVDGVKKGTKPEDILKNIIGGRKNKQSEGEGTQNDQHAEPSANKNPVDKVKSTIEKELKGLFK